The proteins below come from a single Candidatus Planktophila dulcis genomic window:
- the ppc gene encoding phosphoenolpyruvate carboxylase — MTETSKTKQIVESDDATLRSDVRRLGDLLGQSLVRQEGQHLLDLVESVRKGVREGSGIEILENLSVDDATQLVRALSTYFHLANVAEQVHRSRVLAEVRAQGGSWITRAIDKIEEAMKNPVAGHEISHADLSKWINDLDIRPVFTAHPTEAARRSILIKLGEIASLLDTPKSVVQDERLAETVDLLWQTDELRLNRPEPLDEAMNALYYLDDLAAQTVPEVLNDFARELKRLKIDLPVTARPLTFGTWIGGDRDGNPNITPKITEEAVVLQVAHAIRSTMAAMNRLRQMLSVSTRITGATPELSASVEEDLKNIPEFEARFLRLNAQEPYRLKATAIVHRLAATRTRHADRSPHVPGRDYKNTAELLADLTLMRDSLFAHRGELLATGLLERTIRTVAAFGLTHATLDIREHSDAHHNALKQMISGEYIALSHADKFPLLIKHLASSEKLDSSKLDAAGLKTLNTFVAIEDLIERFGPEVIETYIVSMTKGADDLIAATVLGKQAGLVDIDKKVAKIGFAPLLETVAELRAAGEILETLLSDPTYRKLVELRENVQEVMLGYSDSNKDAGIATSQWEIHRAQRKLRDVAMKYGVKLRLFHGRGGSVGRGGGPTYEALVALPWGSVDGQIKMTEQGEVISDKYALPALARENVELTLAASLEATVLNRGPRQSPEDLAKWNECMNMVSDNAFTRYRSLIDHPDLPAYFYASTPVEQLGNLFLGSRPSRRPDAAGGLDSLRAIPWVFGWTQSRQIVPGWYGVGSGLKAAREAGQSEVLKKMLAEWHFFSTFISNVEMTLAKTDLETAKRYVETLVPAELQHFLGTIKEEFDLTVSEILALTGKTSLLGDQVVLARTLQVRDTYLAPLQLLQVNLLHRVRTEGEADPALIRALLLTINGVAAGLRNTG; from the coding sequence GTGACCGAGACCTCCAAGACGAAGCAGATCGTTGAATCAGATGATGCAACGCTGCGCAGCGATGTGCGCCGCCTCGGCGATCTCCTCGGCCAATCACTTGTCCGCCAAGAAGGACAACACCTCCTTGATCTCGTAGAGAGCGTCCGCAAGGGAGTCCGCGAAGGTAGCGGAATTGAAATCCTTGAAAACCTTTCAGTTGATGATGCAACGCAACTCGTGCGAGCACTCAGCACCTATTTCCATTTAGCAAATGTTGCAGAACAAGTACACCGCTCTCGCGTATTGGCAGAAGTTCGCGCACAAGGTGGTTCATGGATTACTCGAGCAATCGACAAAATTGAAGAGGCGATGAAGAACCCTGTTGCAGGGCATGAAATTTCGCATGCTGATTTATCAAAATGGATTAACGATCTCGATATTCGCCCCGTCTTCACAGCGCACCCAACCGAAGCAGCGCGCCGCTCTATCTTGATTAAGCTCGGTGAGATTGCATCACTGCTTGATACTCCAAAGTCGGTCGTTCAAGATGAACGTCTTGCTGAAACTGTTGATTTGTTATGGCAGACAGATGAGCTTCGTCTCAATCGCCCAGAGCCTCTTGATGAAGCGATGAATGCGCTCTATTACCTCGATGACCTAGCAGCACAGACTGTTCCTGAAGTTCTCAATGACTTTGCCCGCGAACTCAAGCGTCTGAAGATTGATTTGCCCGTAACTGCGCGTCCACTGACATTTGGCACATGGATCGGTGGCGATCGCGATGGCAACCCCAACATCACACCTAAAATCACTGAAGAGGCTGTTGTTCTACAAGTAGCCCATGCAATTCGCTCAACCATGGCTGCGATGAACCGACTGCGCCAGATGCTCTCTGTATCAACGCGCATCACAGGTGCAACCCCAGAGCTGAGCGCATCTGTTGAAGAAGATCTCAAGAATATTCCAGAGTTTGAAGCACGCTTCTTGCGCCTAAATGCACAAGAGCCATATCGACTTAAGGCAACTGCAATCGTGCATCGACTTGCTGCTACACGCACACGTCACGCAGATCGCAGCCCACATGTTCCAGGTCGCGATTACAAGAACACTGCAGAGCTCCTTGCAGACCTCACCTTGATGCGCGATTCACTCTTTGCGCACCGTGGTGAACTCCTTGCCACAGGCCTACTCGAGCGCACCATCCGCACCGTTGCAGCATTTGGATTAACACATGCAACGCTAGATATTCGCGAGCACTCAGATGCTCACCACAACGCTCTCAAACAGATGATTTCAGGTGAGTACATCGCACTCTCTCATGCAGATAAATTCCCTCTTCTTATCAAGCACTTGGCCTCATCTGAAAAGCTTGATTCATCAAAGCTTGATGCTGCAGGGCTTAAGACCCTCAATACCTTTGTTGCAATTGAAGATCTCATTGAACGCTTTGGTCCTGAAGTAATTGAGACCTATATCGTCTCTATGACAAAGGGCGCAGATGACCTCATTGCTGCAACTGTCCTTGGTAAGCAGGCAGGCCTTGTTGATATTGATAAGAAGGTTGCAAAGATTGGTTTTGCTCCCCTTCTTGAAACAGTTGCAGAACTTCGCGCAGCTGGTGAAATTCTTGAAACGCTTCTCTCAGATCCCACCTATCGCAAGCTCGTTGAGCTGCGCGAGAATGTGCAAGAAGTCATGCTCGGTTATTCAGATTCCAATAAAGATGCCGGTATCGCAACATCGCAGTGGGAGATCCACCGTGCTCAGCGCAAGCTGCGCGATGTTGCAATGAAGTATGGCGTGAAGCTTCGTTTATTCCATGGTCGTGGCGGTTCTGTCGGTCGCGGTGGCGGACCAACATATGAAGCTCTCGTTGCACTGCCTTGGGGATCTGTTGATGGACAAATCAAGATGACCGAACAAGGTGAAGTTATCTCCGATAAATACGCACTACCTGCTCTTGCACGCGAGAACGTTGAACTCACACTTGCAGCATCTCTCGAAGCCACAGTCCTTAACCGTGGACCGCGTCAAAGTCCAGAAGATTTAGCTAAATGGAATGAATGCATGAATATGGTTAGCGATAACGCATTTACTCGCTATCGCTCACTCATTGATCATCCAGATCTACCTGCCTATTTCTATGCATCTACTCCCGTTGAACAACTAGGAAATCTCTTCCTTGGCTCCCGTCCATCACGTCGCCCTGATGCTGCAGGTGGTCTTGATTCACTGCGCGCTATTCCTTGGGTATTTGGCTGGACACAATCACGTCAGATTGTTCCTGGTTGGTATGGAGTTGGCTCAGGGTTGAAGGCAGCGCGTGAGGCAGGTCAGAGTGAAGTGCTTAAGAAGATGCTCGCAGAGTGGCACTTCTTCTCAACCTTCATCAGCAATGTCGAGATGACACTTGCTAAGACAGATCTTGAAACAGCAAAGCGTTATGTGGAAACACTTGTTCCAGCTGAGCTGCAGCACTTCCTTGGCACAATCAAGGAAGAGTTTGATTTAACTGTCTCAGAGATACTTGCACTCACAGGAAAGACATCGCTACTGGGCGATCAAGTAGTTCTTGCTCGCACACTTCAAGTGCGCGATACATACCTCGCGCCACTTCAATTGCTTCAAGTAAATCTCCTGCACCGCGTGCGCACTGAAGGTGAAGCAGATCCAGCGCTGATTCGTGCTCTACTTCTGACTATTAACGGTGTGGCTGCAGGTCTACGTAATACCGGCTGA
- the pth gene encoding aminoacyl-tRNA hydrolase: MTWLVVGLGNPGDEYAATRHNVGQMVIDHLAKRHNVKLSSHKSRNDIAAYKLGVGADMHSIILAKSKSYMNESGGPIKALASFYSVEPANIIVLHDELDIGYAAIRTKVAGGDNGHNGLKSLTSSFGTAEYFRVRLGIGRPMGQQDPADFVLKQFSKEEKKTLDEFIDRGADCVEYLIANGLDLTQSKFNS, from the coding sequence ATGACGTGGTTGGTAGTGGGTCTCGGTAATCCCGGGGATGAATACGCTGCCACCCGTCACAATGTGGGTCAGATGGTCATTGATCATCTTGCTAAACGCCACAACGTAAAACTCTCTTCGCATAAATCTCGCAATGATATTGCAGCCTATAAATTAGGTGTTGGCGCAGATATGCACTCAATCATTCTCGCAAAGTCTAAGAGCTATATGAATGAATCAGGTGGGCCGATTAAGGCACTTGCATCTTTCTATTCAGTTGAACCTGCCAACATTATTGTTCTTCACGATGAACTCGATATTGGTTATGCAGCAATTCGCACCAAGGTTGCAGGTGGCGATAATGGCCACAATGGTTTGAAATCACTGACTTCATCATTTGGAACAGCAGAGTATTTCCGAGTTCGCCTTGGAATTGGTCGCCCTATGGGACAGCAGGATCCAGCTGACTTTGTCTTGAAGCAATTTAGTAAAGAAGAGAAGAAGACCCTTGATGAATTTATCGACCGAGGAGCAGATTGTGTTGAGTACTTGATTGCTAATGGGCTTGATTTAACGCAATCTAAATTTAATAGCTAA
- a CDS encoding SurA N-terminal domain-containing protein: protein MKKILALLGVISVLALSGCGKVDSAATIGDITISQASAQSIIDEILSERTKIDTAGMQIQTGNALNRAQLRFTIVTTLFDEIAKELKLEISSTEIEQAKSDLIAQSGGQEALAKNLVAAEIAPSNFDNYVRAIVTSNKLQDALLASGVAEAEVSARINQLINAKAAELTVKVNPRYGTWDQDTGDIVATDSAGSAVVPSGK from the coding sequence GTGAAGAAGATCCTTGCACTCTTGGGTGTTATCTCAGTCTTAGCGCTCTCAGGATGCGGCAAAGTTGATAGCGCAGCAACCATTGGCGATATCACCATCTCGCAAGCTTCAGCACAATCAATTATTGATGAGATTCTTTCAGAGCGCACAAAGATTGACACAGCAGGGATGCAGATTCAGACAGGTAATGCACTCAACCGTGCTCAGCTTCGCTTCACAATCGTTACAACACTCTTTGATGAAATTGCAAAGGAACTTAAGCTTGAGATTTCTTCTACTGAAATCGAGCAGGCAAAGTCAGATCTGATTGCTCAAAGTGGTGGGCAAGAAGCACTTGCCAAGAACTTGGTCGCTGCAGAAATTGCACCGTCAAACTTTGATAACTATGTGCGCGCAATCGTCACCTCAAATAAACTTCAGGACGCACTCCTAGCATCAGGAGTTGCCGAAGCCGAAGTGTCAGCGCGTATTAATCAGCTCATCAATGCAAAGGCAGCTGAACTCACAGTCAAGGTCAATCCACGTTATGGAACATGGGACCAAGACACTGGCGATATCGTGGCGACAGATTCAGCAGGATCTGCAGTCGTTCCCTCAGGCAAGTAA
- the mfd gene encoding transcription-repair coupling factor, producing MRGILAVLHSDTEVASALLDSSKIIAPASSYPFLIALKAQEKPVLVITSSSRGAEDVSEYLRSLHSHVYEFPAWETLPHERLSPRSDTVARRLSTLYLLKEKQNNPVVVAPVRAVIHRFIASLAKTELWTLEIGQEIGLTELINHLTELSFTRTDLVEKRGEFAVRGGIVDVFLPLAMHPVRIDFFGDEIEELQYFEVADQRTSEPVVGKLAILPCRELLLTDAIRKRAEKLKSQYPSALEILDKIAQGMIVEGMESLIPLLTDDFETILDRMPQGTEVFFIDDERIRSRTADLIETNQEFLEASWSNAAIGGVAPLPVEQVTYLDWKALQDEIARLSLPVRAFNAFGSDLDEDARFLDISAIDPMRANVEALCELLRTGLEAHHSVVFSTTGHGMAERYAGIFRDADLPVQMVETLAAQPTKGSIHVTQSSLGYGFKSDHAQILFVTERDLSGSKTSTKDGARMPSKRKQAIDPLELHTGDFVVHEQHGIGRYVELVQRTVGGVTREYLVIEYAPAKRGQPSDRIFVPTDTLEQVSKYVGGETPTVHRIGSGEWQKAKGRARKAVRQIAGELIRLYAARTSAPGFAFSPDTPWQRELEDAFSYIETPDQLSTIEDVKRDMERPYPMDRIICGDVGYGKTEIAIRAAFKAVQDGKQVAVLVPTTLLVQQHSKTFAERYAGFPIKVAGLSRFNTAKESKEILAELTSGVVDVVVGTHRILSQDVQFKDLGLVIVDEEQRFGVEQKESLKKMRTTVDVLAMSATPIPRTLEMAVTGIREMSTITTPPEERHPILTYVGPAEDAQIKAAIHRELLRDGQIFYIHNRVESIDRAASKLQELVPEARIRIAHGQMSEGQLEDVILAFWNRDFDVLVCTTIVESGLDIANANTLIVERSENFGLSQLHQLRGRVGRGRERAYAYFLYPQDQPLSEVALDRLKTIATNTDLGSGMRVALKDLEIRGAGNLLGGEQSGHIADVGFDLYMRMVGEAVNDYKTGFIETEEKNHECKVELPINAHLAEEYVPGERLRLDLYRRLADVRTSADVESIREELVDRFGELPQEAQSLLQVAQLRASAKALGVREVVAAGKFLRISPLVLPESKQLRLNRLFPGSLYKSATNTVMIAIPRAAAWTPTAQGSQLIGDTSLLEWAAKSLDELTKASTT from the coding sequence ATGAGAGGAATTCTCGCGGTATTACATAGTGATACCGAAGTAGCTTCCGCGCTCCTTGATTCCTCCAAGATCATTGCACCAGCATCGAGCTACCCATTCCTGATTGCTCTCAAAGCTCAAGAGAAGCCTGTGCTGGTCATCACCAGCTCCAGTCGTGGCGCAGAAGATGTGAGTGAATATCTCAGAAGCCTTCATTCACATGTCTATGAATTTCCTGCATGGGAAACACTGCCCCATGAGCGCTTAAGTCCGCGAAGTGACACCGTGGCGCGCAGACTCTCAACTTTGTATTTGCTGAAAGAAAAGCAGAACAACCCCGTTGTTGTCGCACCCGTGCGCGCAGTAATTCATCGCTTTATTGCATCCCTTGCTAAGACAGAGCTGTGGACTTTAGAGATTGGTCAAGAGATTGGCCTTACCGAACTCATCAACCATCTGACTGAACTTTCATTTACACGAACTGACCTTGTTGAAAAACGTGGGGAGTTTGCCGTGCGTGGCGGCATCGTCGATGTATTCCTTCCTCTTGCAATGCACCCAGTGCGTATTGATTTCTTCGGCGATGAGATTGAAGAGCTTCAGTATTTTGAGGTTGCAGATCAGCGCACCAGTGAGCCGGTCGTAGGAAAGCTCGCAATCTTGCCTTGTCGTGAGTTACTTCTTACAGATGCTATTCGTAAGCGAGCAGAGAAGTTAAAGAGCCAATATCCAAGTGCGTTAGAGATTCTCGACAAGATTGCACAAGGCATGATTGTCGAAGGAATGGAATCACTCATTCCACTTCTTACCGATGACTTTGAAACGATTTTAGATCGCATGCCCCAGGGCACCGAAGTATTTTTTATTGATGATGAACGCATCCGCTCTCGCACAGCAGATCTCATTGAGACAAACCAAGAATTCCTCGAAGCATCATGGTCTAACGCTGCAATCGGTGGTGTGGCGCCTTTGCCAGTTGAGCAAGTGACTTATTTGGATTGGAAAGCACTACAGGATGAGATTGCACGCCTTTCTCTTCCGGTGCGCGCATTTAATGCTTTTGGAAGCGATCTCGATGAAGATGCTCGTTTTCTCGATATCTCAGCCATTGACCCGATGCGCGCAAATGTGGAAGCGCTCTGCGAGCTACTGCGCACTGGCTTAGAGGCGCATCACAGCGTTGTGTTTTCAACGACAGGCCATGGAATGGCTGAGCGATATGCAGGAATCTTCCGTGATGCAGATCTGCCAGTGCAGATGGTGGAGACCCTTGCGGCCCAACCAACAAAAGGCTCAATTCATGTTACTCAATCCTCACTCGGATATGGCTTTAAGAGTGATCATGCGCAGATTCTCTTTGTTACAGAACGCGACTTATCTGGAAGTAAGACGAGTACGAAAGATGGTGCACGCATGCCATCTAAGCGAAAGCAAGCCATTGATCCCCTTGAACTTCACACAGGTGATTTTGTAGTCCATGAGCAACATGGAATCGGTAGATATGTTGAATTAGTCCAGCGCACTGTTGGGGGAGTAACCCGCGAATATCTAGTTATTGAATATGCCCCAGCAAAGCGCGGGCAACCAAGTGATCGCATCTTTGTTCCAACCGATACGTTAGAACAGGTAAGTAAATATGTGGGTGGCGAGACTCCCACTGTGCACCGCATTGGAAGCGGTGAATGGCAGAAAGCAAAGGGACGTGCTCGAAAGGCTGTGCGCCAGATTGCTGGCGAACTCATTCGATTGTATGCAGCCCGCACAAGTGCACCAGGCTTTGCCTTCTCACCGGATACTCCATGGCAGCGCGAATTAGAAGATGCATTTTCCTATATTGAAACCCCTGATCAGCTATCAACGATTGAAGATGTGAAGCGGGATATGGAGCGCCCATATCCAATGGATCGCATCATCTGTGGTGATGTGGGATATGGAAAGACGGAGATTGCCATTCGCGCTGCCTTTAAAGCGGTGCAAGATGGAAAGCAAGTAGCAGTCCTTGTTCCAACAACGCTTCTTGTGCAGCAGCATTCCAAGACTTTTGCAGAACGTTATGCAGGCTTTCCCATCAAGGTAGCTGGCTTATCTCGCTTTAATACAGCGAAGGAGAGTAAGGAGATTCTGGCAGAGCTGACATCTGGCGTTGTCGATGTTGTTGTGGGTACGCACCGCATCCTTTCGCAGGATGTGCAGTTTAAGGATCTAGGTCTTGTCATTGTTGATGAAGAGCAGCGCTTTGGCGTTGAGCAGAAAGAATCCCTTAAAAAGATGCGCACGACTGTCGATGTCTTAGCGATGTCTGCAACACCTATTCCTCGAACCCTTGAGATGGCTGTAACGGGAATTCGCGAGATGTCGACGATTACAACACCGCCAGAGGAGCGCCATCCCATCCTTACCTATGTGGGGCCAGCTGAAGATGCGCAGATTAAGGCTGCTATTCACCGCGAACTACTTCGCGATGGTCAGATCTTCTATATCCATAATCGCGTTGAATCAATCGATCGCGCTGCATCAAAGTTGCAAGAGTTAGTTCCCGAAGCACGTATTCGTATTGCACATGGCCAGATGTCTGAAGGACAGTTAGAAGATGTGATTCTTGCTTTCTGGAATCGCGACTTTGATGTTCTGGTCTGCACGACAATCGTTGAGAGCGGACTTGATATTGCCAATGCAAATACTCTGATAGTTGAGCGCTCTGAGAATTTTGGTCTCTCACAGCTTCACCAATTACGAGGGCGCGTGGGCCGTGGACGTGAGCGTGCCTATGCCTACTTCCTCTATCCGCAAGATCAACCCTTATCTGAAGTTGCACTGGATCGATTAAAGACGATTGCTACAAATACCGATCTTGGTTCAGGAATGAGAGTTGCACTCAAAGATCTTGAAATTCGTGGAGCCGGCAACTTACTAGGCGGTGAGCAATCAGGACATATAGCTGATGTGGGATTCGATCTCTATATGCGCATGGTCGGTGAAGCGGTCAATGACTACAAGACAGGCTTTATCGAAACGGAGGAGAAGAACCATGAGTGCAAAGTGGAACTTCCTATTAATGCGCACTTGGCAGAAGAATATGTTCCAGGTGAGCGTCTGCGTTTAGATCTCTATCGCCGGTTAGCTGATGTTCGCACCAGCGCCGATGTTGAATCTATTCGCGAAGAGCTCGTTGATCGCTTTGGTGAACTTCCACAAGAGGCACAATCACTTCTGCAGGTTGCACAATTGCGAGCATCTGCAAAGGCGCTGGGAGTGAGAGAAGTTGTTGCTGCTGGTAAATTCTTGAGAATTTCACCGCTGGTCTTGCCGGAATCAAAGCAGCTGCGGCTCAACCGACTTTTCCCTGGTTCGCTCTATAAAAGTGCGACAAATACTGTGATGATTGCAATTCCACGTGCGGCAGCATGGACGCCGACTGCACAAGGCTCTCAACTTATAGGGGATACTTCTCTTCTGGAGTGGGCGGCTAAGTCCCTCGATGAATTAACGAAAGCGAGCACTACGTGA
- a CDS encoding 50S ribosomal protein L25/general stress protein Ctc, whose amino-acid sequence MAEVSIKGTTRTEFGKGASRRARVAGLVPAVIYGHGEKPVHITLPARELGVALKESNVLLNIDIDGKAELTLPKSIVRHPLKQILEHIDLVLVRRGEKVVVSVPVHLEGKHDPDGILETQHNSIEVEAEATAIPKFLTLDIEGMAAGTSKHASDVVLPAGIILVSPANTIIVHLSERSTVVEEVAVVAPAADAAAAAPAADAEKKD is encoded by the coding sequence ATGGCAGAAGTATCAATCAAGGGAACTACACGTACCGAATTCGGTAAGGGTGCATCACGTCGCGCACGCGTTGCAGGTCTTGTTCCTGCTGTCATCTATGGACACGGCGAGAAGCCAGTTCACATCACTCTTCCAGCTCGCGAACTCGGCGTTGCTCTCAAAGAGTCAAACGTTCTTCTTAATATTGATATTGATGGAAAGGCTGAACTGACACTTCCAAAGTCAATCGTTCGCCACCCACTCAAGCAGATCCTTGAGCACATCGACCTCGTACTTGTCCGTCGCGGTGAGAAGGTTGTTGTTTCAGTTCCCGTTCACCTTGAAGGTAAGCATGATCCAGACGGCATCCTTGAGACTCAGCACAACTCAATTGAAGTTGAGGCAGAGGCAACTGCGATTCCTAAGTTCCTTACACTTGATATTGAAGGAATGGCTGCTGGAACTTCTAAGCATGCTTCAGATGTTGTTCTTCCTGCAGGCATCATTCTTGTGAGCCCAGCGAACACAATCATTGTTCACTTGTCTGAGCGCTCAACAGTTGTTGAAGAAGTTGCTGTTGTGGCACCTGCTGCAGATGCAGCTGCTGCGGCACCTGCTGCAGATGCAGAGAAGAAGGACTAA
- the glmU gene encoding bifunctional UDP-N-acetylglucosamine diphosphorylase/glucosamine-1-phosphate N-acetyltransferase GlmU, with protein MSLETVVILAAGEGTRMKSSTPKVLHSIAGRSLVGHVLSAVSALSPKQVRVVVGAGREQVEAHLSEVAPHVTTVFQEKRGGTGHATQLALDGLKASGTILVLAGDTPMLTGSSLTQLLTEHHAGGFTASVLTAEHPDPTGYGRIIRADDDSLLRIVEERDADEIQRDILEVNSGVYAFDAVKLASAIGKLKNDNSQGELYLTDVIEILRNEGGKIAAVLIDDFIEILGVNDRVQLAESAALLRDRINEDLMRDGVTIVDPLSTWVDATATVASDVVLMPGTAISGKSTVATGAVIGPRTTLVDCTVGTGARVIESRCTEAIIGDGANVGPFTFLRPGTKLLPNSKVGAYVEMKNATLGEGSKVPHLSYVGDAVIGEGSNIGAATIFVNYDGVEKHYTVVGDHVRIGSDSMLVAPVTIGDGAYTAAGSVITEDVPPGAIGVGRAKQRNVIGWVLRKRAGSKSAEAAMRHSNDEQKG; from the coding sequence ATGAGCCTTGAAACAGTAGTGATTCTCGCTGCTGGAGAAGGTACTCGCATGAAGTCGAGCACTCCCAAGGTTCTTCACTCAATCGCAGGTCGCTCACTTGTTGGCCATGTTCTCAGCGCAGTGAGTGCACTCTCTCCTAAGCAGGTGCGCGTAGTTGTTGGAGCAGGTCGCGAACAAGTAGAGGCACACCTTTCAGAAGTAGCACCACATGTCACAACAGTCTTTCAAGAAAAGCGCGGCGGCACAGGACATGCAACACAGCTCGCACTCGATGGTTTGAAAGCAAGCGGAACAATTCTTGTACTTGCAGGCGATACACCAATGCTCACAGGATCATCTCTGACTCAACTTCTTACAGAACATCATGCAGGTGGTTTTACAGCATCCGTTCTCACAGCAGAACACCCAGATCCAACAGGCTATGGCCGCATTATTCGCGCTGATGATGACTCACTTCTTCGCATTGTGGAAGAGCGCGATGCCGATGAGATTCAACGTGACATCCTTGAAGTAAATTCAGGTGTGTATGCATTTGATGCAGTCAAACTTGCCAGTGCTATCGGCAAGCTGAAAAACGATAATTCACAGGGCGAGCTCTACCTCACCGATGTCATTGAAATCCTTCGCAATGAAGGCGGCAAGATCGCAGCAGTTCTGATTGATGATTTCATTGAAATCCTAGGAGTCAATGACCGCGTGCAGCTTGCAGAATCAGCGGCCCTCTTGCGCGATCGCATTAACGAAGATTTGATGCGCGATGGTGTGACCATTGTGGATCCTTTGAGCACATGGGTTGATGCAACTGCGACTGTGGCAAGTGATGTAGTGCTTATGCCTGGTACTGCTATTAGTGGAAAGAGCACAGTGGCAACGGGCGCCGTCATCGGCCCTCGCACAACACTTGTTGATTGCACAGTGGGCACAGGCGCTCGCGTAATTGAATCTCGTTGCACAGAAGCCATCATCGGCGATGGTGCAAATGTTGGCCCTTTCACATTCTTGCGACCTGGAACAAAGTTGCTACCGAATTCAAAGGTTGGCGCATACGTTGAGATGAAGAATGCGACTTTGGGCGAAGGCTCCAAAGTGCCTCATCTTTCCTATGTGGGAGATGCTGTTATCGGTGAGGGCTCCAATATTGGCGCTGCAACTATCTTTGTTAACTATGACGGTGTTGAAAAGCATTACACCGTCGTGGGCGATCACGTTCGAATCGGAAGCGATTCGATGTTAGTAGCCCCGGTCACAATCGGAGATGGCGCATATACGGCAGCCGGATCTGTGATTACTGAAGATGTTCCGCCCGGTGCAATTGGTGTCGGTAGGGCAAAGCAGCGAAATGTAATAGGTTGGGTTCTGCGTAAGCGAGCCGGCAGTAAATCTGCTGAGGCCGCAATGCGCCACAGTAACGATGAGCAGAAAGGCTAA
- a CDS encoding ribose-phosphate diphosphokinase gives MSEIRLSSEKKLRLFSGRGFPELSEQVATELGIPLTPTSAYDFANGEIFVRFEESVRGCDAFVIQSHSTPINKQIMEQLIMIDALKRASAKRITVVAPFYGYARQDKKSRGREPITARLMADLFKAAGADRLMVVDLHTSQIQGFFDGPVDHLFALPMLANYVGSKVDRSKLTIVSPDSGRVRVAERWSELLGGCPIAFIHKTRDPLVPNEAVVGKVVGDVEGRTCVVIDDMIDTAGTITKAVDALFEGGAKDVIVAATHAVFSGPAVDRLKESRAVEVVVTDSLPLSEDQKFDKLTVLSIAPLLARAIREVFEDGSVTSLFDGHS, from the coding sequence TTGAGCGAGATCCGTTTATCTTCAGAGAAAAAACTTCGTCTTTTTTCAGGCCGCGGATTCCCAGAGTTATCTGAACAAGTTGCTACCGAACTAGGTATTCCCCTCACACCAACGTCTGCATATGACTTCGCTAATGGTGAGATCTTTGTTCGCTTTGAAGAATCAGTTCGTGGCTGCGATGCATTTGTGATTCAGTCACACTCAACTCCTATTAATAAGCAAATCATGGAACAACTCATCATGATTGATGCTCTCAAGCGCGCATCTGCAAAGCGCATCACTGTTGTTGCACCGTTCTATGGTTACGCTCGTCAAGATAAGAAGAGCCGTGGTCGCGAACCAATTACTGCGCGCCTGATGGCAGATCTCTTTAAGGCAGCAGGAGCTGATCGACTTATGGTTGTTGATCTGCACACTTCACAAATTCAAGGATTCTTCGACGGACCCGTCGATCACTTGTTCGCACTTCCTATGCTTGCAAATTATGTTGGCAGCAAGGTCGATCGTTCAAAGCTCACGATTGTTTCACCTGACTCAGGTCGCGTCCGCGTTGCAGAGCGTTGGTCTGAACTTCTTGGTGGCTGCCCGATTGCATTTATCCATAAGACTCGCGATCCACTTGTTCCTAACGAAGCAGTTGTTGGAAAAGTTGTGGGAGATGTTGAAGGTCGCACATGCGTCGTTATCGATGACATGATCGACACAGCAGGCACCATCACAAAGGCAGTAGATGCTCTCTTTGAAGGGGGCGCAAAAGATGTCATCGTTGCTGCAACCCACGCTGTCTTCTCTGGTCCGGCCGTTGATCGCCTCAAAGAGTCTCGCGCTGTAGAGGTCGTTGTCACAGATTCTCTTCCTCTGTCTGAGGATCAAAAGTTCGACAAGCTGACTGTGCTCTCCATCGCCCCACTCTTGGCTCGCGCCATCCGTGAGGTCTTCGAAGATGGCTCAGTAACCAGCCTTTTTGACGGGCATAGCTAA